GCTTGCTCAAAGTATCTCAGGGGTGTCGTGGGTGAAGTTCGCTTTATTCTTCCAGTCTCGGGACCAGCCACAAACAGGGAATCGGAATTTGGGTCGTCTTTGTTGCTTacaaagtccaagaagaaTCCAGGTGGGAAGCGGGCACCTTGCCTGCTGGAGATCAACATTGTTGAATCGAGGTCCACCACGGCCTCTCCTGAAGGTTGGCCGTTCAACCCAAACTGAGTTGTTGATCGTCGAGCAAGTGCTGAAGGAGGGAATTTGATAAACTGAACCTGCATGCTCTGGGGAGCCAGGTTTGATTGAGATCCGTACAGATAGGAAGATGCATTAGTtgcgctgaagaagagacgacAGCCGGTGTCAGTTAGCGCCATGAGGTGCAGTTTCGAGGCCTCTTGCTTGGAGATGGGACTGATGGAAACAAGGTTGGTTCGATCGGTCAAGAGCTTGGACTGTGTAATCATGTGCGCAATATCTCGGAGGCAGTGGAGCTTTGTCTTCTCAATCACCTTATTCAGCCGTTCGGGAGACTCCATATGATAGGTTCGAATAGTTGACGTGCTTGACAGAGTGTAAACCAGCTTCCTCGTATCGTCAATGACAATGTCGACCAGATGCTCGGGATCCCGTTGAGACCAAAAGCCAGTCTGCATGCTGACAACAGAGGACCAGCCAGGGTTCGAATGGTTGATCTTACCACACCGATTCGAAAACCACTTTTCCTCTGATTGGTAGTAAAGCTCGTTGATGTCGACATCACTGCATCCGCCATAGAAGATTCGACCATCCGCAGAGCCGCTAATTACACGGATGTCGTTGCCGCGAGTGGGCAGGACCATCTTGGTCTGATACAGCGTAACCGTCTTTGTCCCGGCAGAGGTGTCTGTCGCAGACACGCCGAGCAGGATGATCTCTGAGGAGGTCGCCACGACCAGGATATGTGTGATTGTGCCGACAAAGATGCCTGGCTTCGGGGGAACGAGGGCTACAGCGTGGATTGTGTGTGGCTGGTCCTCAAAGCCAATAAGCTCGGGGTCGGAGTGGGTGTAGTCCCAAAGGAAGAGCGAGTTGTCAATCACCACCCAGGCGTGGTTGATCTCAGCAAATAGACCCATGAGGGTTTGGAGCTGGCCAGAGTTGTAATGATCGAAGACCTGATTCGGGATCGGGTACATGTTGGTCTTCTGGAAGGGAGCCCAGGCGGAATCGGAGCCTGGCAGCTCATAGTCGGATGATGCGCCCTCTGAACGCGTTTGCTAGTCAGCCTCGTCTCTCGTGTGATCTAGTGAGCACGCCAAACTTACGTCTACAGTAGGAATCCAGGTCGGGAAAGCTCTCGTCTAGTTGCAAGAAGGCGTTGATGGCCTTTGCGGCCTTGAGGACGGGCGGGACGTTTTCGACGCGTGGGGGCGGCAATGGAGTCAGCGAAGCCAGCCCTCCCCCCTCTGTGTTTGCCGTCGCCGTCACCGCCGTCGTGCTCGTCGAGACCGTGCCCTGGGCGGCTGTTGTGGTGGCGGTAGACGTCTGAGCATTCTGGCCCTCGGATGGGAACAGCGTGCGGCGGACGGGATCGTGAGTGTTGTTCTGGTAGCGCGCGACAATGGCTGGCGTGTTGACAAAAGCGCCCGGCACGGGGCGCAGCGGCGTCACTGGAGGAAACGACATGTCGGGCAGCTGATGGGATTCGTGATCGTGCCGTGGCAGAAActgcttcaccttcaccttgcccttgaccttgaccacAGCAACGCGCCGGTCAGACCATCAAGGACGAGCTGCACGTGCCGTTGGGAGAGGCGCAATCCGAAGCTGCGCGTCCAAATCCGAAGCTCGTCGCCGCGATCGCTAATTGGGTGGCGGCGTGAGATGCGGGAGGaaaggatggcgatgggcgGCCGAAGCAAAAAGATTGATCAACTTCTTTGATTATTTTGTAGCACTGGGAGGTTGGTACAGCTCTGCATTTTTCGTCCCTGGGCGAGGAAATGCGCTAGGCCGCATCAGGGCTTGTCTTGGCGCTGTGACCGAACGCTTTGGATGCCTTACATAATGCAGCATCCAGCATTCGCGGGCATGTAAACAATCACGAGCGTACACTCTGATTCGAGCCTTTTCTATATTGACGTCTTCCTCTTTATTCTTATATGCATGCGGTCCTTGTCGGAATATTTAATCTCACCATAAATACTCATATCAACCAATGTGAGGCCACCGATTGATAGCCGTGATACGCTTCATCCCCCCCTGCATGCCCATTAAATACACCCAACGCAGAGCGATTCACTCTCCGCTCATTGGCTCAGTCTTTCATCTTGTGACATCTGCCAGGCATTCCATAGATACTCACTTTGACATCATGTCGAATTCAGTCCTCATATAGGCCAAGTAAAGTTAGTTTATAAGTATCACTTTGACTCCGGTCTCCTTCACATGTTCAAGCTTCACACGCTTCATAAATACAAAGGGTTAACCATAGGGTCCCATTGCTAATATGATTACTCAGTACCTAAGGCAGTATCCCGTTTTTTTAGCCTCATAAATTCATATCTTACATGGTGTAGCCGAGAACCCATGGTACAAAATGCATTGGACGATGTTTCATCCAATCGATAGTCGCCTTCACCATTAGTCTCACAGTTGCTCCCACGCCATAAGCCTGTTGTATCCTTTTCCGCTTCTTTTCGGTACCGTTTCAACATATAGAGATTTTAAGCCGGTTACTGCTTCTTTGCCTCGCGGGCCTGCTTACGAAGAGCGCGGCGGCGAATGTCAATatgcatcttcttgttgtacCAGATCGTGAGGGGACTGTTGACACCAGCTACATTCTCAATCACCCACAGCATGAATGCATGGCTCCACCATGGAGTGTAGGTGTTGGGCGCGGTCTGGTAGCCGCCAAGTCCAATTTTGGACAGTGTAGACTTGACGAAGCCACGAGGGTTGGGGACGAGCAAGCTGGTGCGGCGAACCTTGCTCATGGCGGTGGTGACAAGGTGGCTGAGGACCAGGTAGACATCGACGTTGTAATCAGCAAGCTCAGACGACAGAGCATTGCTCCACTGCTGGAGGAAAGCCTTGCTGCCGGAGTAGGTGGCCAGGTAAGGTGTGGGAGTCCAACCACCGAAAGAGCCCATGGTCAGGATCAGGCCACGTTTGCGCTTCTGAAGAATGGGGGCAACGACCTGTGTAGTCTTCAAGGTTCCAAGGCAATTGATGGTGACAATGTTCTGCAATTCCTCCTTGGGCGTCTCCAGGAAGGACACGGGCATGCTGTGGCTTTGGCCGACGTTGTTGATCAGGATACCAACATCCAGATCCTGCACAAGCTCTCGTAGTCTCTCGTAGTCCGCATCGTTGTCCTGGGCAAAGTCCATTGCCAGCGTCTTGACCTGCAGACCCTTACCGGTGTACTTCTGTTCAAGGTCCTTGGCTAGGGTATCGAGCTTCGACTGGGTTCGGGAAACGAGCACGAGATTGAAGCCTTTGGCAGCGAGCTGCGTGGCATATTCCTTGCCTAGGCCATCGGAGGCACCGGTGATGACAGCCCAGGTGCCAGGCTTGCCATATTTACGGAGCTGTTGTGTGATGTCagcaacagaagaaaaaacaattCAACCTGCAGACGCGAGGAGGGGCTCTCTTACATTGGTGCCAGGGAGTAGAAACGAGCTGAGGACCAGCTGAAGGTAGCTGAAGAACTTGGATCCCAGGTAAAGGGCACCAATTCCAGCCAAAGCCCACTGTACAGGCTGAGGCACATTCTCTAGGAAGCTCGTAATCGActccatgatggcagcgTTCTGCgttgaaagatgaagatgggccGAGGGAGAAGATTTTGGTGGGAGCTTGACTTAGTGATCTACAGGCTGTTGGGAATAGCCACTTGGCCAATCATTGAAAGTTACGGGAGGTCCAGGTTAGCCATTCGCGGCCTAGCCAAAGGTAAAAGACATGTCTCGAATGCCCAACAACGCTGCGGTATTACACAATAATTGACATATGAGATTGGTGATATCTTGATTTTTGCAGATTTATAGGGGTCTGATAAATTATATATGAGTATTTTTACGGATATCTAAAATGCGCGACCTGTGATGAATCTGTTACTGTAGCTTGGGTACCAGACTTGTACTGAGTCGGCAGCCACGGGGATGTCCCGGTACCTGACACTAGAAGACCAACTCCCGTCCCTTTAGCTCAACGCTGCTCTACCCTTTCAAACCTCCAAGTTCCCAGCTCAGTCAACTCCAATTGCACCAAACACCTCAGCCATGGATTTCATGAAGTCAATTCTGCCGCCAAACAAGGGCATTCTGCCCTACTACATGCTCATCGTACGTATCGAGCCCCGATAAGCATCTTGAACCCCGCCCAACCGCTAACAAATCCATCTGCCCACCAGCTCTCCGTCGTGTCAATCGGCAACTCTCTCCAGGCCTACACGACTCTGCACTTCTCACGGCGCGTCTACAACGGCCGCTTCATCCGAAACCCCAAGCTGCCGCCTACATCCGCCACATTCAACCCCGAGGACTCGGCCAACAAGCTGGTCCACGCCCAGAACGAccccaaggccgaggacCAGCTGACGCCCCTCGCCGGTCGGCTGTTTGGAACGTGGACGCTCATTACTTGCATTGTGCGGTGCTACGCGGCGTACCACTTGAACATTGGCCCCGTGTACAACATTGCCATCTGGACGTATGTCGTGGCGCTGGGCCACTTTGCCAGCGAGTTATTTGTGTTTAAGAGCATGACTTTTGGCCTTCCCCAGGTGTTTCCCTTTACGCTGGCTACGGCGGCACTCATCTGGATGCCCATGGTCAGAAGCCACTACGTCGAATTCGAGTAGAGTATGCCGTGTGCTACTATATAAACAGTGGTGAAAATGTAGGAATAGTATCTAGAACATTTGAGAATCcaaaacttttataattatctATTTAGAAACAGAGCTGCTTAGCTCAGTTTATTCCTGTACAGCTGCCCATCGCATGCTCGGAGACGAGTCGTTGCCTGCTCTGGAGTAATATCTCGCTGTGGCTCCGCCATGAGCTCGAATCCGACGAGGAACTTCTTGACCGTCGCAGACCGCAGCAGTGGAGGGTAAAAGTGCATATGGAAGTAGGCATTCTCAATTTCCTCGGGTGTTCCATCCAACGGAGCCTGGTGGATGCCCGAGCTGTACGGGAAGTGGGTTTCAAACAGATTATCATATCTCCGGGTGACCTCCTGGATGGCctctgcaagctgcagccgCTCATCAGCTGTGAAATCGACGAGGGCGCGGATATGGCGCTTGGGAAGGACGAGGACTTCGAATGGCCAGACAGCCCACCACGGGCATACAACGACAAAGGAGGCGTTTTGCCACAACACAcgctcccccttttccagctccagcttgacATAGTCTGCCAGGAGATGCCTTCCGTGCTTCTGGCGGTATTTGGTCATTTGTGTCAGCTCCTTGCCAGGCTCTTCGGGCATAGTAGACGTCGTCCAGGCCTGGCAGTGAGGATGCGGGTTGGAGCAACCCATAACGGCGCCTTTGTTCTCAAAGATTTGCATGTAGCGGTAGTTGTCTTTGGGAATaggggcttcttccttggaAATGGAAAGTTGAAGCTTTGCTGCCACTTCTGAAAGCGGATTTGACGGGGATAGATGATTGGCGTAGAGCCGGGTCCAGTGGTCAACCGTTGGGAGGATGTCTTGGGCCGGCATATCAGCAAGAGTGGTGTTATGCTTTGGTGAGAATGTCAGGACATAGCACACTCCCTTGACTCCCTGAGCGCGCAGCAGAAGCGACTCCAAGTCTGTAGTGTTTGATTAGCACTGGCCTATGCTCATTCAATACGGCGAACATACCATCTGACGACTGGGAGACCTCATAGTCGGGCTGCTGCTCTTTGACAGCGCTGTAATCATTCACAAAAGCAAATGTCTTGTCATAGCTGGGGTTCTTGTCACCAGCAGCGCGAGGGTTTCCAGGGCAGAGGTAGCACTATGTGAGTTGTTAGAtgggtacatgtagacaTGTGATGTGatagctgcagcttcttaAGCCCGCATCATGGTTGAACACTCACCTTGGGGTCATACTCCGGCAGAGTCGTTTGGACCGCACTCTCTTGCTGGCCCCTAGAAAGTGTAGTAAATCAGCATAAAAGGGCATTTCATCAATCTTGACCTTCACTTACTGCCACGGTCGCTTTGTCCGGTGAGGAGAGACGAGCAGCCAACTGTCTGTTAGTGGGTTGTACCTCCGGTGGGAGATGTCGTCAAGAATGGTGTCGGGCATGACGGCGACGGTTATTACTGGTGTTCTAACAAGAAACGATCCGACGGGAAGAATGTGCGAGTAAAGATCCGGGAGAATATATTATACGAAAGGGAAGGGATAGGCTGTGTCCGTGGACTGGACTGTATATTGAATCTCGGAGAATAAAGCTGAAGCTAGGCCGGAGGATCTTGAGGTGAGGGTCCCATCAAGGACCAAAATTCGGGCTAATACGTCAATTAGCTGTTCGGGAGGCTTTTAGGAGCGCCGGATTCTGGCGAGCGGGTCGAGAGTATAAGCGCGCCAACAGAAGGGCCAAGCATTAATCGTGTAGCATTCCATCCAATTGCTGGGCGATCCACGGCTCAAAAGGAACTACtgggtactcgtactatctGCCATGTGTTGCATTATGGCCTTACACAGGGGATTATTATGACGCATCATGGCAGGCTGGAGGTAGGCTAGGGTGCGTCATTTAGCACTGCATCATCACATGGATCAAAAAGGCTTTCACATGCTTGGATTTATTGGCTGAGCATTTTCAGATATCTACTTGGTACCTATCTGTGTTATAGACCACCTAGAAATACAACGCAGCGTACGAAATAGACTGTGCATGCATGGTGCTACAGTGATACGGCAAGCTGCAAACTTTGAGGTGGGGCactgaagcagcagcagttggTTCAAGTACTACCAATGTGGTGCAGGATTGAATTGAGCTGGAAAGAATTATAACAGCCCGACATCTAGAGAACAGGTACTTCGTACGAATAATTGCAAAATGAATAACAGAAACTTGGTAGATGCTGATACAGAACAACAAGTATCCTCTACAACTCTCCAATGACCAAGATGCAATGAGCAGACTCGACAACTTTAAACAGCTAAGGCGATTACACATCAATGGCAACATCACGTGATGGCATCCCTCGTCTGCATATGGCCTAGCGCCGCTCTGCTGCCTCAGAGGCTCCAGCGAATTCCATGGCTGAGCGCATTGCTGGCTCCACCGGATCGCGACATCCCAACATCATCTGGCCGCGGTTGCTGGGCGGGATTTGACCTCGTTTCCATCGACCACCATCGCAGCTCTGCGAAATCCATCAAACAAAGCGCCGCAACTACGTCTCCCGCGCGCGCGCTTTTCATAGACACTCTTTTTATCTCGCTACCGCATCTGCAGCCCCCTTGCCGGCTGCCGCTGTTTTTCCGGCCTGCTCCACCAATCCCAGGGTGCGAAGCTTCGCGCCAAACCGCTGACGTGCTGCGACGCACTGCAAGATGGGCGTTATTcgcaagaagacggcgacgaggggaggggaaggtGGTGTGAAATACGTATGCGACGTTTGTTCGTGCGACATAACGTCTACAGTGAGTGAAGCCGCACCCAATTGGCATCGTCAATCCTCATCCCAtggctccagctgctgaCATAACAAAAGGTTCGTATCAGATGCGCCGACCCTGCATGTTCGGATTTCGACCTTTGCGTGCCTTGCTTCGGCAAGGGAGAATCTCGCAATGCCCACGATCCCGCCACACACTCGTTCCGCGTAATCGAGCAGAATTCGTTTCCCATATTTGACCGTGAATGGGGAGCTGACGAGGAACTGTTGCTGCTCGAGGGCGCAGAGATATACGGACTCGGCTCATGGGCGGATATCGCCGACCACATTGGCGGGTTCCGCGAAAAGGATGAAGTGCGCGATCACTACCTTAAGACGTTCGTTGATCCACCCACCTTTCCGCTGCCCAAAAGATGCAGCCCCCATGACTGCGAGCTTGCCAACGAAATTCCACGAGAAGAGTTTCAGTCTCGCAAGAAGAGGCGAATCGAAGAGCGAAGAGAGGCGTCTAAGAATGCGCCAGCCCTtcagccaaagacaaagccaACGGCCAGTGTCCCCAGTTGTCACGAGATTCAGGGTTACATGCCTGGTCGTCTCGAGTTTGAGACAGAGTATGCCaacgaggctgaagaggcgGTGCAGCTCATGCAGTTCGACCCCGGTGATGGATTAAATCCGAGAACGGGTGAGCTTGAGCCCGAGATGGAGCTCAAGCTGACTGTAATGGAAATCTACAACTGCCGTCTCACACAGCGAGTGGAACGCAAAAAGGTGATTTTTGAGCACAATCTACTCGACTACCGGGAAAACACcaaaaatgaaaagagaaagaccaaggaagaaaaagacctGCTGCAGAGGGCGAAGCCCTTTGGTCGCATTATGAACCACAAAGATTTCGAAGATTTTACTCAGGGCTTGCAAGATGAGCTGAATCTCAGACAGGCCATCGCTCAACTCCAAGAATGGCGCAGTCTGCGGATAGGGGACCTCCGAAGCGGCGAAAAGtatgaaaatgaaaaggcCAGCCGGATACAGAAATCCATACCTATGGGGTCTATGGATAGGGAGCGGTTGGCATCCAGCCAGCGCTCAAAAGCCCAACCTCCCCCAGAGCCTCCAAGCGGTGCAGCACTTCTCATCGCCCCTGAGCTGCCAATACGCTCAGCACTAACCAATGGAGACACGAATATGGAGGACGTCAAGCCGTTGACCAACGGCCACACTAATGGGGTTAACGGCGTCAACGGCATCAATGGGGTCAATGGCCATAGCCCAAGCAAGCAGAAATATGTTCCACAGCCCATTTCAGGCGTGCAACCCTTGCAGCTGACGCAAGAGAACGCCCCCGACTTGCATCTCCTCACACCAGAGGAGGCGAAGCTGTGCGAGGTGGTTCGGCTACAACCTAAGCCATACCTGATGATCAAGGAGCAAATCCTCAAGGAAGCCATCAAGGGCAATGGAacgctcaagaagaagcaagccaaggAGATTTGCCGACTAGATTCACAAAAGGGAGCTAGACTATTTGACTTTTTCAGCAACGCAGGGTGGGTTGGTAAGGCATGAGAGCATTGGGAATATCCGGGGCGTACGAAGTGTGTTTGTTTCCTTGAGAGTCCGGCGACTGGTGCAATTGCTTGATTTCGTTCCTTTTATTCTACAATGATGTATGATGGAGGACACCAATCGCTTTCCGAAAGTGGGCTTGGTGTGTTTGTTATGTTCGTATATATTTGTATAAGACAACGGAGTAGAAGGGGTACGCGCAACGAAATACCCTTGAATCAatgatatttttttattttcccttGGCTTCCCTTCTCTGCCCAATAACATACTGTGTAATGAGCCAATGAGCCAATAGAGCTGATACAAGCCAATCGAAACGAATCGAAAGAGCGCAAACTTGACTCtgagaatggcaaagacCAATCCGTCAACCTGGCGAGCTTCTATTGGACGCACGGCCCCCACTGCCAGCAGATGCAAGCTAGCTTCAAATCGTTCTCTCCATATAACTGCCTAACGGCTTATACCTGCTCAGGCACACACTCGGCACTTCATCGCCAATAGaacatctccttcttgactCTCTTCCCCGTGCCGCTCGCTGTCTTTATCTCAAAGTAACCTCTGGTCCTTACATTAGAGAGCGTCGATCTCTTATATAAGCACAAGTCTATGCGCGCATTCCGTCTTTTTTCAGCAAACAAGAGGCTTTTTCCAACGAGAAGCATGTCGAACTTTACTGTAGCGTCCATCAAGAGAGTGTCTGCGAAGACGCTCTCTGAGAAGATCCTagcagagcaagagcagGCAGAACCTAGTTTTGCCGTGGTCGATGTTCGAGATGTCGGTATGTCGTGATTTAcgcttttttttcacttCATTATCCTTTTTAATGCTCTGGTTTGATGAAGTGCATCAAACTAGTAGCATCTCAAAGCAATATTTTGGTGTAGACAACTAACGTTCGAACAGACTACATCGGTGGCCACATCAAGGGCTCAACAAACATCCCCTGCAACAAAATCGACGCCCTCATGCCCACCCTCGTccgcaaggtcaaggacaagaaggcaGTCATCTTCCACTGCGCGCTGAGCCAGCAGCGGGGCCCCTTTGCGGCGCTCAAGTACCTGCGCGAGAGGGACGCGCAGCTGGCGGCGCTGGGCGAGGCGCCGCCACAGGAGCAGGAGGTGTATCTGCTAGAGCGAGGGTTTACGGGGTGGCAGGAGGATTATGGCGAGGACGAGAGGCTGACGGAGGGTTTTCGAAGAGAGATTTGGAGGTGAGAATGCATGTAAGGGGGATGAGGGAGGCATGGGAGAGGATAGGGTTCGGGAGAGCGCTATTTAGGAGGTTGAATGGGCTGAGGCACGTTTCGTGGCTGTGAAGATGAAAGTATGCTGAGCTTAACGTGGTAGATACAGATAGATTCTGCAAGCTGAAATACCGATAGGCTTTGCACACCTAGGTACGGCTTTGTTCTTTTATCTGCTCCTTGTCGTATCCTAGAAGAGAGTAATGTGTCCACAGACATCGGATATTCTAGAGACTGGTTTTCCAACCTGTCGACAATCTCATCGATTACTCCTTGTATActgctgctctgcttgtTATATGGGGCGCTGAACCATACTTTGTTCGAGGAAGGTTATAAACAGAATCGTGAGCTATAGTACGATGTGTGCCTCAGTACTACTACGCCATTATGAAGCTTTTAAAGTAACTACTCAAACAGCCTCAAATCTTAAACCGCCCATGCGTTTCAAGAGAGAGGCGCCCAGGTGTAAGGTAGACGAAAGAAAATACATTATAAGATGGGCTTCCACTCCACCCGAATCTACAATCCCATCTCCCATCCTCTTGATCAGAAATAATCGACAAACTTACAAAAAAATGCCTTGGTTCGAAGAGTACGATGGCTTTCAAGGTCCCTTGGTGGGGGAGGAGATGGTCAACGCTTATCGCCACTTCAACACTGTCGCGAGACCTGCCTATTTGATCATTGGCGTCCTCCTCTTACTCACTTCATCCGTGATCGTCGGGAGACGGGTGAATACGATTTACGATTTCATCTTTCACAACCGAAATGGAGGACCTGGCCGAAATGGGAGGCCTGATTCGGATCAACCTCAACCGCCGTGGTATGAACTGGTAGAAGAATATGCCGTGGagagcgaagaggaagaagagaacaacAACTGGTTGTTATGATGGAAGTCGTAAGTGACTTGAAATTGGTTAAACGCATTTACTAATACATGGCTAACTACCTGGATACTAGCTGTCTGCCTACTTTTTCGTCGAGATATTTCTCATGGCTGTCTTGGCACTGGGTTTGCCGTTTACAAGGCTTGGGCGTTTTTACTCTGGCGGCTTTATTGGTTGGgggtttattttttattttttattcaGATGGCCAAGAATGGGATATATGGTTTTAATTTGGTTTTTGTTATCAAGATAGATACGTTTT
The sequence above is drawn from the Trichoderma breve strain T069 chromosome 5, whole genome shotgun sequence genome and encodes:
- a CDS encoding erg28 like protein domain-containing protein, with protein sequence MDFMKSILPPNKGILPYYMLILSVVSIGNSLQAYTTLHFSRRVYNGRFIRNPKLPPTSATFNPEDSANKLVHAQNDPKAEDQLTPLAGRLFGTWTLITCIVRCYAAYHLNIGPVYNIAIWTYVVALGHFASELFVFKSMTFGLPQVFPFTLATAALIWMPMVRSHYVEFE
- a CDS encoding myb-like DNA-binding domain-containing protein, which gives rise to MGVIRKKTATRGGEGGVKYVCDVCSCDITSTVRIRCADPACSDFDLCVPCFGKGESRNAHDPATHSFRVIEQNSFPIFDREWGADEELLLLEGAEIYGLGSWADIADHIGGFREKDEVRDHYLKTFVDPPTFPLPKRCSPHDCELANEIPREEFQSRKKRRIEERREASKNAPALQPKTKPTASVPSCHEIQGYMPGRLEFETEYANEAEEAVQLMQFDPGDGLNPRTGELEPEMELKLTVMEIYNCRLTQRVERKKVIFEHNLLDYRENTKNEKRKTKEEKDLLQRAKPFGRIMNHKDFEDFTQGLQDELNLRQAIAQLQEWRSLRIGDLRSGEKYENEKASRIQKSIPMGSMDRERLASSQRSKAQPPPEPPSGAALLIAPELPIRSALTNGDTNMEDVKPLTNGHTNGVNGVNGINGVNGHSPSKQKYVPQPISGVQPLQLTQENAPDLHLLTPEEAKLCEVVRLQPKPYLMIKEQILKEAIKGNGTLKKKQAKEICRLDSQKGARLFDFFSNAGWVGKA
- a CDS encoding short chain dehydrogenase domain-containing protein gives rise to the protein MESITSFLENVPQPVQWALAGIGALYLGSKFFSYLQLVLSSFLLPGTNLRKYGKPGTWAVITGASDGLGKEYATQLAAKGFNLVLVSRTQSKLDTLAKDLEQKYTGKGLQVKTLAMDFAQDNDADYERLRELVQDLDVGILINNVGQSHSMPVSFLETPKEELQNIVTINCLGTLKTTQVVAPILQKRKRGLILTMGSFGGWTPTPYLATYSGSKAFLQQWSNALSSELADYNVDVYLVLSHLVTTAMSKVRRTSLLVPNPRGFVKSTLSKIGLGGYQTAPNTYTPWWSHAFMLWVIENVAGVNSPLTIWYNKKMHIDIRRRALRKQAREAKKQ
- a CDS encoding rhodanese-like domain-containing protein codes for the protein MSNFTVASIKRVSAKTLSEKILAEQEQAEPSFAVVDVRDVDYIGGHIKGSTNIPCNKIDALMPTLVRKVKDKKAVIFHCALSQQRGPFAALKYLRERDAQLAALGEAPPQEQEVYLLERGFTGWQEDYGEDERLTEGFRREIWR